AAGAGGCGTCAACACGAAAAGCTAAATTTTTAGCGTATAAAATCGACAGGCAAAACACATCGAACCGATAAGTTCGTGTGCTTTCGTGAGTTTCGTTGTAGAAATAATTCTGAAACGGATCTTCGACAGACAGTTATCTGGCTTTCTCCACATCTTCAATGATCGCGGTGCCGTTGGCATCGATGCCGATGATGCGTTTGCGCGGGATCTGGTCGGGGCGGTAGAGTTGGGGCCGATGCTGAAAATTCGGGTCCTGCAGTTTCTTCACAATGATGTTTCCCAGTTCGTGATGCAGCCTGGCGGCAGTTGCCAGGTCCATCTGTGCCATGAAGGCCGAGAAGTTGTGATCGGGATCATGCAGCCGTAATTGCACGCGACCATCGGGGAGAGATCTGCCGTTGAGATCAATGCCTCGTATTCCAGTCTCGACACTCCAGCGATAGCGCGAGGGGATCGTGACAACGCCCGAATCAGACACAGCTAATGCGCTGGTATACATGTGAAAGGAATTCCCTTGAGTGTAATGATTCTCAGTGGTAGAGGGTGTATCCGCAGAGAGAATTGTCAACATTCCACATACGGCAAGAAAACTGAAAAACGAGGGGCTGAGAAAATGTTTCATTTTATGACTCCCTTCATTGTGTTTGAACTGGTGAGAGGCGAATCGAAACAGGAAGACCAGATCGATATTCAATCAATGATTCTGTCCTGTTCTCGTTGATTCTGTTCTGTTTTTGCCTGGCTGATCCGTTCCATCAGATCTGGAATGTCGGTGTTTGCTTCGTTTGAAAAAAGGTCGTCTCCCGCTGATAGAAAATAAATCTCAGTACCGAATTCCGTAGGGTGTTTCAGCGTTAATTCTACCTGTTCTAATCTAGAATAGATATTGATTTTTTTGGGATAGCATATGTTTTCGATCTCCTGAAGTGGGATTCGGACTTCCTTTCCGGTATTCCTTAATAACAATGAGTCACCGTCGTCAAAGACTTCATCCATCAAAAAGAACACTTTAAATTGAATATGAGTGAAGATTATCATAGTGATTATCAAGAGGAACAGCAGGATAAAAACGGGATGTCCGCGCTCTCCCGTTCCACCAACAATCATGGCATAGATGCCAAAACCGATGAAAACAAACGGGAAAATTTTTTTTTGATAGAATGTCGTACGGCAAGATATTTTTTTCATAACCAGAAGACAACCTGTAACTGTTTCAGTAAGCGTGATGGAAATACTCTTTGGGGATTCGCTGCCAAACAGGTAATCCAAAATCGACTTCCCGCTCGTCACGAGATATCTTACAAAAATGAACTGAGAATCGCGAAATAATTCACGAATCTTTGTGTTTGTACTCACTGGCTCACTTCTCTGCAGGGAAATCATACAAAGAATCTCCCCTTTCCCATCCAAATTCTAGCGAGACACCAATCATTTATAGTTGATTCCTGCCGGGAAATGATGGATAACAGTAGATTGAGAAAATACTCTCTTGTTTATCTGGAACTAGTTCTATCCATTCAACTTGATTGCTGATTCATAAAGGAAGCGCACCTGTGATTCGAAACTCCCAAACCCTGATGACGCTGTTGCTGTCCGCGTGTCTGACTCTGACGGTCACGGCTGCGGAAAAATCCGATGACTCGTTAAACAAACTTTCCACCGCGGAAAAGAAAAGCGGCTGGAGACTGCTGTTCGACGGCAAAACCACCGACGGCTGGCGAAATTATCAAAAAGACAATATCAGTAATGGCTGGACGATCAAAGACGGCGTCCTTTCCCGCACCGCCAAAGGGGCCGGCGATATCATTACCGACGATCAGTTCGGGTTCTTCGAACTCTCGCTCGAATACCGCATCTCTAAAGAAGGTAACAGCGGTCTGATGTTCCACGTCACCGAGGAAGAAAAAACCCCCTGGCGCACCGGACCCGAAATCCAGATTCAGGACAACGTGGACGGCCACGACCCGCAGAAAGCAGGTTGGCTATACCAGCTTTACAAACCGGCGACTCCCAAATGGATGATCGAAGCCGAAAAAGCCGGCAAGAAAGTCACCCCGGCTGTCGTCGATGCGACACGCCCCGCAGGCAAGTGGAATCATCTGTTTCTCAGAGTCGGCCCCGATCGATCCGAAGTCGTCATGAATGGTGTCAAATATTTTCGTTTCAATAAAGGGAGTGCCGACTGGGACAAACGCGTGGCGGCCAGCAAGTTTGCCAAGTTTCCCAAATTCGGAAAAGCGACCAAAGGACACATCTGCCTGCAGGACCACAACGACCTGGTCTCTTTCCGGAATATCAAAATCAGAGAAATTCCCGCAGACAACTCGGTTAAAGATCCGAGCGATGGTAAACTGGCTTTAAAAGCCGTACCCGCATTCCCCAGTCTGAAATGGGAAGGCTGGGAAGCCGTCGATGAAAATACCGGGAAAGTGGTTCCCCTGCGTCCGATGATCATCACGCATGCCAACGACGGCAGCGGACGTATCTTTGTCGCCACACAGCGCGGCATGATTCACGTCATTGATAAGAATTCTCCCAAGCAGACAAAACTGTTTCTCGATATCAGTTCCAAGGTCGCTCCTTGGAAAAAGAACAACGAAGAAGGCCTGTTAGGTTTCGCCTTTCATCCCAACTTTAAAAAGAACGGCCAGTTCTTCGTTTACTATTCTGCCGAGGGAAGCCCACGGAAATCACATGTCTCCCGTTTTCAGGTTTCGGCCGACGATCCCAACAAAGCGGACCCCAAAAGTGAAACCGTTGTAATGGCCATCGATCAGCCTTACGGCAACCACAACGGCGGTTCGATTGAATTCGGTCCCGACGGTTATCTCTATATCGGTCTCGGCGACGGTGGTTCCGGCAACGATCCGCTGGGCAACGGCCAGAACCTGGAAACCCTGCTCGGTTCTATCTTACGTATCGACGTTGATCACCAGGAGGGGGGCAAGAACTACGCGGTTCCCGCAGACAACCCGTTTGTCAATCGGGCCAAGGCGCAGCCGGAAATCTATGCTTACGGCCTGCGGAATGTCTGGCGGCTGGGCTTCGATCCGAAAACCGGCACCTTGTACGCCGGTGAAGTCGGCCAGGATCTCTGGGAAGAAATCAACATCATCAAAAAGGGCGGCAACTACGGCTGGAGTGTTCGTGAAGGCACACGCAACTTTGGGAATCGTCCCGAGACCGCGAAAGACACACCCATCGACCCGATCTGGGAATACGATCATGGCGTCGGTCGTTCCATCACCGGCGGCGTTGTCTATCGAGGTAAAGGGCTGCCTGAACTCGAAGGCATGTACGTCTACGCCGATTTCGTCTCGGGCAAAATCTGGGCCCTCGAATACGATGAAGAATCCGGCAAGGTTGTTCGCAATCTGCAGATCAGTACAGGCGGCATCCCCGTGATGTCCTTCGGCACCGACGAAGACGGCGAACTGTATTACACCGTTCAAACCGTCAAAGACGGCGAAGGCATTTTCCGGTTTGAAAAGAAGTAGAGGTTAAGGATCGGTTTTGAGTTTAGCCTATCAAATATGAGCGGCACGGCGATAGCCGCCGTTTCCTGCGATCACGAGGATGAACATTGAAACCAATCTGAATTTAACTACCACGAAAGACACGAAAAGATGTGAAAAGGGTGGCACTGTTGGCTTGCCCAACAGTGTTGGTTCAATTCCAGAAAAAAACGTTCAATTATTGTTGTGGTAGGGTGCGGACCTATGTGTCTGCCCGCCTGGCGAGATTCAACATGGATTCA
This genomic interval from Gimesia alba contains the following:
- a CDS encoding PQQ-dependent sugar dehydrogenase, which produces MIRNSQTLMTLLLSACLTLTVTAAEKSDDSLNKLSTAEKKSGWRLLFDGKTTDGWRNYQKDNISNGWTIKDGVLSRTAKGAGDIITDDQFGFFELSLEYRISKEGNSGLMFHVTEEEKTPWRTGPEIQIQDNVDGHDPQKAGWLYQLYKPATPKWMIEAEKAGKKVTPAVVDATRPAGKWNHLFLRVGPDRSEVVMNGVKYFRFNKGSADWDKRVAASKFAKFPKFGKATKGHICLQDHNDLVSFRNIKIREIPADNSVKDPSDGKLALKAVPAFPSLKWEGWEAVDENTGKVVPLRPMIITHANDGSGRIFVATQRGMIHVIDKNSPKQTKLFLDISSKVAPWKKNNEEGLLGFAFHPNFKKNGQFFVYYSAEGSPRKSHVSRFQVSADDPNKADPKSETVVMAIDQPYGNHNGGSIEFGPDGYLYIGLGDGGSGNDPLGNGQNLETLLGSILRIDVDHQEGGKNYAVPADNPFVNRAKAQPEIYAYGLRNVWRLGFDPKTGTLYAGEVGQDLWEEINIIKKGGNYGWSVREGTRNFGNRPETAKDTPIDPIWEYDHGVGRSITGGVVYRGKGLPELEGMYVYADFVSGKIWALEYDEESGKVVRNLQISTGGIPVMSFGTDEDGELYYTVQTVKDGEGIFRFEKK